The following coding sequences are from one Azospirillum humicireducens window:
- a CDS encoding alpha/beta fold hydrolase → MTASTFLFGANVHANGIRQHYLRYGGGRHAGRPAILLIPGITSPAVTWGFVAERFGRQFDTYVLDVRGRGLSESGPHLDYGIDACADDVNAFIAALGLTDCILIGHSMGARFAIRASVRGGGEGLRQLVLIDPPVSGPGRRPYPSGLPWYVDSIRQSLKGMDADAMRAFCPTWTEEQLRLRAEWLHTCYEPAIVRTYEGFHQDDIHADLPKLPVPALLIVAGRGGVIQPEDEEEIVRLQPSIRIARVPNAGHMIPWDDLDGFFAAFGDSLGHPLA, encoded by the coding sequence ATGACCGCCTCGACCTTCCTCTTTGGGGCCAACGTCCACGCCAACGGCATCCGCCAGCATTACCTGCGCTATGGCGGGGGGCGGCATGCCGGGCGCCCGGCCATCCTGCTGATCCCCGGCATCACCAGCCCGGCCGTCACCTGGGGCTTCGTCGCCGAACGGTTCGGCCGGCAGTTCGACACCTATGTGCTGGACGTGCGCGGACGCGGGCTGTCGGAAAGCGGGCCGCATCTGGATTACGGCATCGATGCCTGCGCCGACGACGTGAACGCCTTCATCGCGGCGCTCGGCCTGACCGACTGCATCCTGATCGGCCATTCCATGGGCGCCCGCTTCGCCATCCGCGCCTCGGTGCGTGGCGGGGGGGAGGGCCTGCGCCAGCTGGTGCTGATCGATCCGCCGGTCTCCGGCCCCGGCCGCCGGCCCTATCCCAGCGGCCTGCCCTGGTACGTCGACTCTATCCGCCAGTCCTTGAAGGGCATGGACGCCGACGCCATGCGCGCCTTCTGCCCGACCTGGACGGAGGAGCAGCTGCGCCTGCGCGCGGAATGGCTGCACACCTGTTACGAGCCGGCCATCGTCCGGACCTATGAGGGCTTCCACCAGGACGACATCCACGCCGACCTGCCGAAGCTGCCGGTCCCGGCCCTGCTGATCGTCGCCGGCCGCGGCGGCGTCATCCAGCCGGAGGACGAGGAGGAGATCGTCCGCCTCCAGCCATCCATCCGCATCGCCCGCGTCCCCAATGCCGGGCACATGATCCCCTGGGACGACCTCGACGGCTTCTTCGCCGCCTTCGGCGACAGCCTCGGCCATCCCCTCGCCTGA
- a CDS encoding FAD-dependent monooxygenase — translation MGKTQRIAIVGAGLGGAAAAGLLQQAGFQVDVYEQAPEFSRLGAGIHVGPNVMKVFRRLGIEKPLEAMGSKPDFWFSRDGFTGDYLSRIPLGDFAKREYGAAYVTVHRGDMHLLQMDTLAPGSVHFDKRLETITDSGDDVHLTFADGTEARADIVIGADGINSRIREALLGVEAPNYSGWVAHRALIRGDQLAKYDLTFEDCIKWWTEDRHMMVYFTTGKRDEYYYVTGVPHPAWDFQEAFIDSSREEMFEAFQGYHPTVQALIECTEEVTKWPLRNRNPLPLWSRGRLVLLGDACHPMKPHMAQGAGMAIEDAAMLTRCLSETGLSDYRTAFALYEANRKDRATRVQAVSNANTFLRTQEDPAWVFGYDVYEQPLREGIAA, via the coding sequence ATGGGAAAGACTCAGAGAATCGCTATCGTCGGGGCTGGCCTGGGCGGAGCCGCCGCCGCCGGTCTTCTGCAGCAGGCCGGGTTCCAGGTGGATGTCTATGAACAGGCCCCTGAATTCTCCCGGCTGGGTGCCGGCATCCATGTCGGTCCCAACGTGATGAAGGTGTTCCGCCGGCTCGGCATCGAAAAGCCGCTGGAGGCGATGGGCTCCAAGCCGGACTTCTGGTTCAGCCGCGACGGCTTCACCGGCGATTACCTGTCGCGCATTCCCCTGGGCGACTTTGCCAAGCGCGAATACGGCGCCGCCTATGTCACCGTCCACCGCGGCGACATGCATCTGCTGCAGATGGACACGCTGGCCCCCGGCTCCGTCCACTTCGACAAGCGGCTGGAGACGATCACCGACAGCGGCGACGACGTGCATCTGACATTCGCCGACGGGACCGAGGCGCGCGCCGACATCGTCATCGGTGCCGACGGCATCAACTCCCGCATCCGCGAGGCCCTGCTGGGGGTGGAGGCGCCGAACTACAGCGGCTGGGTCGCCCACCGTGCGCTGATCCGCGGCGACCAGCTGGCGAAATACGACCTGACCTTCGAGGACTGCATCAAGTGGTGGACCGAGGACCGTCACATGATGGTCTATTTCACCACCGGCAAGCGCGACGAATATTATTATGTCACTGGCGTGCCGCATCCCGCATGGGACTTCCAGGAGGCCTTCATCGACAGCAGCCGCGAGGAGATGTTCGAGGCCTTCCAGGGCTATCACCCGACCGTCCAGGCGCTGATCGAGTGCACCGAGGAGGTCACCAAATGGCCGCTGCGCAACCGCAACCCGCTGCCGCTGTGGAGCCGCGGCCGGCTGGTGCTGCTGGGTGACGCCTGCCATCCGATGAAGCCGCACATGGCGCAGGGCGCCGGCATGGCGATCGAGGATGCGGCGATGCTGACCCGCTGCCTGTCCGAGACCGGCCTGAGCGACTACCGCACCGCCTTCGCGCTGTACGAGGCCAACCGCAAGGACCGCGCGACGCGGGTGCAGGCGGTCTCCAACGCCAACACCTTCCTGCGCACGCAGGAGGATCCGGCCTGGGTCTTCGGCTACGACGTCTATGAGCAGCCGCTGCGCGAAGGCATCGCGGCATGA
- a CDS encoding 2,5-dihydroxypyridine 5,6-dioxygenase — MPVSDRELTQMFERVLTLSKVDKTQSVAVLKSDYSNPRIVRAAMDAAQRLGANVYGVELPAFNHPRAMGMDMTAYCGDTPLTGNLAAQRALEAADLIVDTMMLLHSPEQEQILKTGTRILLAVEPPEVLARIMPTEEDKLRVNAAADRLKRARSIAVTSKAGSDFRATLGQYPTVTEYGFADEPGRWDHWPSGFLFSWPDEGSAEGTLVLDVGDILLPFKTYVREKVTLEIEEGFIRRIHGGFEAEYLRDYMAYFKDPEVYGISHIGWGLQPRAQWTAMGLHDKNDGMCMDARAFYGNFLFSTGPNTEVGGSRKTPCHMDIPLRGCDILLDGEPVVLAGDVVAPEASRA, encoded by the coding sequence ATGCCGGTGAGCGACCGCGAACTGACGCAGATGTTCGAACGGGTTCTGACCCTGTCGAAGGTGGACAAGACCCAGAGCGTCGCTGTGTTGAAAAGCGACTATTCAAACCCGCGCATCGTGCGCGCCGCGATGGACGCGGCTCAACGGTTGGGCGCGAACGTCTACGGGGTCGAACTGCCGGCCTTCAACCACCCGCGCGCCATGGGCATGGACATGACCGCCTATTGCGGCGACACGCCCCTGACCGGCAACCTCGCCGCCCAGCGCGCGCTGGAGGCGGCCGACCTGATCGTCGACACCATGATGCTGCTGCATTCGCCGGAGCAGGAGCAGATCCTGAAGACCGGCACCCGCATCCTGCTGGCGGTGGAGCCGCCGGAGGTCCTGGCCCGCATCATGCCGACCGAAGAGGACAAACTGCGCGTCAACGCCGCGGCGGACCGGCTGAAGCGCGCCCGCTCCATCGCCGTCACCTCCAAGGCCGGAAGCGATTTCCGCGCCACGCTCGGCCAGTATCCGACGGTGACGGAATACGGATTCGCCGACGAGCCCGGCCGCTGGGACCATTGGCCGAGCGGCTTCCTGTTCTCCTGGCCGGACGAGGGCAGTGCGGAGGGCACGCTGGTGCTCGACGTCGGCGACATCCTGCTGCCCTTCAAGACCTATGTGCGTGAGAAAGTGACACTGGAGATCGAGGAGGGCTTCATCCGCCGCATCCATGGCGGGTTCGAGGCGGAATACCTGCGCGACTACATGGCCTATTTCAAGGATCCGGAGGTTTACGGCATCTCGCACATCGGCTGGGGCCTGCAGCCGCGGGCGCAATGGACGGCGATGGGCCTGCACGACAAGAACGACGGCATGTGCATGGACGCCCGCGCCTTCTACGGCAACTTCCTGTTCTCCACCGGCCCGAACACCGAGGTCGGCGGCAGCCGCAAGACCCCCTGCCACATGGACATCCCGCTTCGAGGCTGCGACATCCTGCTGGACGGCGAACCGGTGGTGCTGGCCGGCGACGTGGTGGCGCCGGAAGCGTCGCGGGCATGA
- a CDS encoding MarR family winged helix-turn-helix transcriptional regulator — protein MSQDLLPEDGADTGPGKADYVFSDQIGHLLRRAYQRHLAIFQRNACDPQLTSVQFVTLCAIRDNGPSSLIELVKSTAIDQATIRGIVERLKARGLIRQTSDAQDRRKVINCLTDDGRRLLEDMVPCAKRISELTMGQLNPAERLAVTHVLQKMIAQDGEE, from the coding sequence ATGTCCCAAGACCTGCTGCCCGAAGACGGCGCCGACACTGGCCCCGGAAAAGCCGATTACGTCTTTTCCGACCAGATCGGCCATCTGCTGCGGCGGGCCTATCAGCGGCACCTCGCGATCTTCCAGCGCAACGCCTGCGACCCGCAACTGACCTCGGTGCAGTTCGTCACGCTCTGCGCCATCCGCGACAACGGGCCGAGTTCGCTGATCGAGCTGGTGAAATCCACCGCCATCGATCAGGCGACGATCCGCGGCATTGTCGAACGGTTGAAGGCGCGCGGGCTGATCCGCCAGACCTCCGACGCGCAGGACCGGCGCAAGGTCATCAACTGCCTGACCGACGACGGGCGGCGGTTGCTTGAGGACATGGTGCCCTGCGCCAAGCGGATCAGCGAGCTGACCATGGGGCAGCTGAACCCGGCGGAACGGTTGGCGGTCACCCATGTCCTGCAGAAGATGATCGCGCAGGACGGGGAGGAGTAA
- a CDS encoding molybdopterin cofactor-binding domain-containing protein: MTTDPTLGPTPAPQSQPAPTRAELMAATGVLLIVDKIQPPSGPVAKGATATPKPPETALFLAVRDDGQVFAFNGHVDLGTGIRTALTQIVAEELDLRMDQLRMVLGDTGRTPNQGATIASATIQISAVPLRNAAAEARRWLLERAAALFGVPVGELRVEEGVVIAGDGNRRISYGELVRSERVELRISGDAPLKAREQYKLVGKGAPRVDIPAKATGEFSYVHDLRLPGMLHGRVVRPPYAGIDSGEFVGNSLESIDEGSIAHIPGVIKVVVLRDFVGVVAEREEQAIKAARELKVTWRPWTRKLPDLSNLAQALRENPSTPRKVLDKGDVDAALAAADQRMTRTYVWPYQMHGSIGPSCAVADCGADRATVWSGTQNPHLLRADLAWLLDWPEERIDVVRMEAAGCYGRNCADDVAADALLLSQAVGRPVRVQLTREQEHLWEPKGTAQLMEVDGGISADGGIVAYDFATSYPSNGAPTLALLLTGRVDPVAAVFEMGDRTSIPPYDYENMRVVINDMAPIVRASWMRGVSAMPNSFAHDSYIDELAFAAGVDPVEFRLRHLRDDERAADLIRAVAGRAGWQPRTAPQQTPPEGDVLRGRGFAYARYIHSKFPGFGAAWAAWVADVAVDRKTGEIAVTRVVVGHDAGQMINPDGVRHQIHGNVIQSTSRVLKEQVEFEESVVAAKEWGGYPIMTFPEVPDIDVLMMPRETEPPLGSGESAAVPSAAAIANAIFDATGIRFRELPITAERVREALNGPSEPVPTSPPEAAKPRKRGWKAWLGASLTGLCGVMIGMASSALPFRAEIAPVSPPSAGLWSSATIERGRQLAALGDCAVCHTVENGATNAGGRPFETPFGTVFSTNITPDPDSGIGRWSFAAFDRAMREGISRDGRHLYPAFPYTAFRNMTDDDMQALYAYMMTQQPVRAETPASTMRFPFNLRPMMAGWNTLFLNRETYKPDPQKTAEWNRGNYLVNGLGHCAACHSPRNALGAEKLGDAFLAGGTVDGWEAPALTALSKAPKPWTEDDLFTYLRTGFSQRHGVAAGPMAAVVHELSTVPEADVRAMAVYLASLGGNAVETAALTPAPVSSANGERIFNGACQACHSDGNGPTLFGVSPSMAVNSNVHSDSPDNLARVILHGIQNPATRDLGYMPAFRDSLSDKQVADLMAYLRGRFAADKPAWTNLADAVAKARANPGTH; this comes from the coding sequence ATGACGACCGATCCGACGCTTGGCCCGACGCCCGCCCCGCAGTCCCAGCCGGCGCCGACCCGTGCGGAGCTGATGGCGGCGACCGGCGTCCTGCTGATCGTTGACAAGATCCAGCCACCCTCCGGCCCGGTCGCCAAGGGTGCCACCGCGACGCCGAAGCCGCCGGAAACCGCGCTGTTCCTGGCTGTGCGCGACGACGGGCAGGTCTTCGCCTTCAACGGCCATGTCGATCTCGGCACCGGTATCCGGACGGCGCTGACCCAGATCGTCGCAGAGGAGCTGGATCTGCGCATGGACCAGCTGCGCATGGTGCTTGGCGACACCGGCCGCACACCGAATCAGGGCGCCACCATCGCCAGCGCCACCATCCAGATCTCCGCCGTGCCCCTGCGCAACGCTGCGGCGGAGGCGCGGCGCTGGCTGCTGGAGCGCGCCGCCGCCCTGTTCGGCGTGCCGGTGGGCGAATTGCGCGTCGAGGAGGGCGTGGTGATCGCAGGCGACGGCAACCGCCGGATCTCCTACGGCGAACTTGTGCGGAGTGAGCGGGTGGAACTGCGCATCAGCGGCGACGCCCCGCTGAAGGCGCGCGAACAGTACAAGCTGGTCGGAAAGGGGGCGCCGCGCGTCGACATCCCGGCGAAGGCGACGGGCGAATTCTCCTACGTTCACGATCTGCGGCTGCCGGGGATGCTTCATGGCCGCGTGGTCCGCCCACCCTATGCCGGCATCGACAGCGGCGAGTTCGTCGGCAACAGCCTGGAGAGCATCGACGAAGGTTCCATCGCCCACATCCCCGGCGTCATCAAGGTGGTGGTGCTGCGCGACTTCGTCGGCGTGGTGGCGGAACGCGAGGAGCAGGCGATCAAGGCGGCGCGCGAACTGAAAGTCACCTGGAGGCCCTGGACCCGCAAGCTGCCCGACCTGTCGAACCTCGCCCAGGCCCTGCGCGAAAATCCCAGCACGCCGCGCAAGGTGCTGGACAAGGGCGACGTCGATGCAGCGCTCGCCGCCGCCGACCAGCGGATGACGCGCACCTATGTCTGGCCCTACCAGATGCACGGTTCCATCGGCCCGTCCTGTGCCGTCGCCGATTGCGGAGCAGACCGCGCCACCGTCTGGTCCGGCACCCAGAATCCGCACCTGCTGCGCGCCGACCTCGCCTGGCTGCTGGACTGGCCGGAGGAGCGGATCGACGTGGTGCGGATGGAGGCCGCCGGCTGCTATGGCCGCAACTGCGCCGACGACGTGGCGGCGGATGCGCTGCTGCTGTCGCAGGCGGTCGGCCGTCCGGTCCGCGTCCAGCTGACCCGCGAGCAGGAGCATCTGTGGGAGCCGAAGGGCACCGCGCAATTGATGGAGGTCGATGGCGGGATCAGCGCCGATGGCGGGATCGTCGCCTACGACTTCGCCACCAGCTATCCGTCGAACGGCGCACCGACGCTGGCGCTGCTGCTGACGGGACGGGTCGATCCGGTGGCCGCGGTGTTCGAGATGGGGGACCGCACCTCCATCCCGCCCTATGATTACGAGAACATGCGGGTGGTCATCAACGACATGGCCCCCATCGTCCGCGCCTCCTGGATGCGCGGTGTGTCGGCGATGCCCAACAGCTTCGCCCATGACAGCTACATCGACGAACTGGCCTTCGCCGCCGGGGTCGATCCGGTGGAATTCCGCCTGCGCCACCTGCGCGACGACGAACGCGCCGCCGACCTGATCCGCGCCGTCGCCGGCCGCGCCGGCTGGCAGCCGCGCACCGCCCCGCAGCAGACCCCGCCGGAGGGCGACGTTCTGCGCGGCCGCGGCTTCGCCTATGCCCGCTACATCCACAGCAAGTTCCCCGGCTTCGGCGCCGCCTGGGCGGCCTGGGTGGCCGACGTGGCGGTGGACCGCAAGACCGGCGAGATCGCGGTGACCCGCGTGGTCGTCGGCCATGATGCCGGCCAGATGATCAACCCCGACGGCGTGCGCCACCAGATCCACGGCAACGTCATCCAATCGACCAGCCGGGTGTTGAAGGAACAGGTCGAGTTCGAGGAGTCGGTGGTCGCCGCCAAGGAATGGGGCGGCTACCCGATCATGACCTTCCCCGAGGTGCCGGACATCGACGTGCTGATGATGCCGCGGGAGACCGAGCCGCCGCTGGGTTCGGGCGAATCCGCCGCAGTCCCCAGCGCGGCTGCCATCGCCAATGCGATCTTCGACGCCACCGGCATCCGTTTCCGCGAACTGCCGATCACCGCGGAGCGGGTGCGGGAGGCGCTGAACGGCCCATCCGAACCGGTCCCGACTTCGCCGCCGGAAGCCGCCAAGCCGCGCAAGCGCGGCTGGAAGGCATGGCTCGGCGCCTCATTGACCGGCTTATGCGGGGTGATGATCGGCATGGCGAGCAGCGCCCTGCCCTTCCGCGCTGAAATCGCCCCGGTCTCGCCGCCGTCGGCCGGGCTGTGGTCGTCGGCCACCATCGAACGCGGGCGGCAGTTGGCGGCGCTCGGCGACTGCGCGGTCTGCCACACGGTTGAGAATGGTGCGACCAATGCCGGCGGCCGGCCCTTCGAGACGCCGTTCGGCACCGTCTTCAGCACCAACATCACGCCGGACCCGGACAGCGGGATCGGACGCTGGTCCTTCGCCGCCTTCGACCGGGCGATGCGCGAGGGGATCAGCCGCGACGGCCGGCATCTCTACCCGGCCTTCCCCTACACCGCCTTCCGCAACATGACCGACGACGACATGCAGGCGCTCTACGCCTACATGATGACGCAGCAGCCGGTGCGCGCAGAGACGCCGGCCAGCACCATGCGCTTCCCCTTCAACCTGCGCCCGATGATGGCGGGCTGGAACACGCTGTTCCTCAACCGCGAGACCTACAAGCCGGACCCGCAGAAGACTGCGGAATGGAACCGCGGCAACTATCTGGTCAACGGGCTCGGCCATTGCGCCGCCTGCCACAGCCCGCGCAACGCCCTGGGGGCGGAGAAGCTGGGGGACGCGTTCCTGGCCGGCGGCACCGTCGACGGTTGGGAGGCGCCGGCCCTGACCGCGCTGTCCAAGGCGCCGAAGCCCTGGACGGAAGACGATCTGTTCACTTATCTGCGCACCGGCTTCTCCCAGCGCCATGGTGTGGCCGCCGGCCCGATGGCGGCGGTGGTGCACGAGTTGTCCACCGTACCGGAAGCGGATGTTCGGGCGATGGCGGTCTATCTCGCCTCCCTGGGCGGAAACGCGGTGGAGACGGCGGCGCTCACCCCGGCCCCCGTCAGTTCCGCCAATGGCGAACGCATCTTCAACGGCGCTTGCCAGGCCTGCCACAGCGACGGCAATGGACCGACGCTGTTCGGCGTCAGTCCGTCGATGGCGGTGAACAGCAACGTCCACAGCGACAGCCCCGACAATCTCGCCCGCGTCATCCTGCACGGCATCCAGAACCCGGCGACCCGCGATCTCGGCTATATGCCAGCTTTCCGCGACAGCCTGTCCGATAAACAGGTGGCGGACCTGATGGCCTATCTGCGCGGCCGTTTCGCGGCGGACAAGCCGGCCTGGACGAATCTTGCCGACGCGGTGGCGAAGGCGCGGGCCAATCCGGGGACGCACTGA
- a CDS encoding PLP-dependent aminotransferase family protein: MEAIRRRMASRTLSPGEKLPSIRSFAAIMGVSPSTVVEAYDRLAAEGVIRSRPGSGFYVSGALPPLALKEVEPRLDRTIDPFWVSRQSLDAAAETLKPGCGWLPADWMPNAAIRRAIRRLATADDAILADYGGTRGSLALRRLLGRQFADEGLTAGADQILLTGSGTQAIDLICRFLLRPGDAVLVDDPCYFNFQALLRAHQARIVGVPYTRNGPDVALFTEALTVHRPRLYITNSALHNPTGATMAPQTAHRLLSAAAAHDVTIVEDDIFAGFESEPSPRLAVLDGLAQVIRIGSFSKTLSASIRCGYIAARPDWVEALVDLQVATSFGGPSPVAAELVLATLSDGSYRKHLDALRRRLARSRREVAARLDALGLRPWLLPRGGFYLWCSLPDGRNAADVARAALRETVVLAPGDVFSVSRSASAFLRFNVAQMEDPRVFDVLARAMAAEG, translated from the coding sequence ATGGAGGCGATCCGCCGCAGGATGGCAAGCCGCACGCTGTCGCCGGGGGAAAAGCTGCCCTCGATCCGCAGCTTCGCCGCCATCATGGGCGTGTCCCCATCGACGGTGGTGGAGGCCTATGACCGGCTTGCTGCCGAAGGCGTGATCCGCTCGCGCCCCGGTTCGGGATTCTACGTGTCCGGCGCCCTCCCGCCGCTCGCCCTGAAGGAGGTCGAGCCCCGGCTCGACCGGACCATCGATCCGTTCTGGGTGTCGCGCCAGTCGCTCGATGCTGCGGCAGAGACGCTGAAGCCCGGATGCGGCTGGCTGCCGGCCGACTGGATGCCGAACGCCGCGATCCGCCGGGCGATCCGGCGTCTCGCGACAGCCGACGATGCAATACTGGCGGACTATGGCGGCACGCGTGGATCGCTGGCCCTGCGCCGGCTGCTCGGCCGCCAGTTCGCGGATGAAGGACTGACGGCGGGCGCCGACCAGATCCTGCTGACCGGCTCCGGAACCCAGGCCATCGACCTGATCTGCCGCTTCCTGCTGCGCCCCGGCGACGCGGTGCTGGTCGACGATCCCTGCTACTTCAATTTCCAGGCGCTGCTGCGCGCCCATCAGGCCCGGATCGTCGGTGTCCCCTATACGAGGAACGGGCCCGATGTGGCCCTGTTCACCGAAGCCCTGACGGTGCATCGGCCAAGGCTCTACATCACCAATTCGGCGCTCCACAACCCGACCGGTGCGACGATGGCGCCGCAAACGGCGCACAGGCTGCTCAGCGCCGCCGCCGCCCACGATGTCACCATCGTCGAGGACGACATCTTCGCCGGCTTCGAATCCGAGCCGTCGCCGCGTCTGGCCGTCCTCGACGGGCTGGCCCAGGTCATCCGCATCGGCAGCTTTTCCAAGACGCTGTCCGCCTCGATCCGCTGCGGCTACATCGCGGCCCGGCCCGACTGGGTGGAGGCGCTGGTCGATCTGCAGGTGGCGACGAGCTTCGGCGGCCCCAGTCCGGTTGCCGCCGAACTCGTGTTGGCGACGTTGAGCGACGGCAGCTATCGCAAGCATCTCGACGCGCTGCGCCGGCGGCTGGCGCGGAGCCGCCGCGAGGTCGCGGCCAGACTGGACGCGCTCGGCTTGCGGCCATGGCTGTTGCCGCGCGGCGGCTTCTATCTCTGGTGCAGCCTGCCCGACGGCCGGAACGCCGCCGATGTCGCCCGAGCGGCACTGCGCGAGACTGTGGTCCTCGCTCCCGGAGACGTCTTCAGCGTGTCGCGGTCGGCTTCGGCATTCCTGCGCTTCAATGTCGCCCAGATGGAGGATCCGCGCGTGTTCGACGTGCTGGCGCGCGCGATGGCGGCAGAAGGATAG
- a CDS encoding DMT family transporter: MRWVSAGWGSGMLGVVIFSGSLPATRVAVAGFPPLFLTSARAVIAAALAAVLLSILRQTRPARSDLRPLAVVALGVVVGFPLLTALALQRITSAQSIVFIGLLPLATALFGVLRSGERPKPAFWLFSTVGGFAVAGFALAQGGGASLAGGLLMVAAILLCGLGYAEGAVLSRRLGGWQVISWALVLASPAMAVAAILTMPDGWTAVGAPAWIGLGYVSVFSMLVGFVFWYRGLALGGIAGVGQLQLLQPLLGLALAGLLLHEPVAWTMVAVTGLVVLCVAGARRFA, translated from the coding sequence ATGCGGTGGGTTTCGGCAGGATGGGGCAGCGGGATGCTGGGCGTGGTCATCTTCAGCGGTTCGCTGCCGGCAACGCGCGTCGCGGTCGCCGGGTTTCCGCCGCTGTTCCTGACCTCGGCGCGGGCGGTGATCGCCGCCGCACTGGCGGCCGTGCTGCTGTCGATCCTGCGGCAGACGCGGCCCGCCCGCAGCGACCTGCGCCCGCTGGCCGTCGTTGCGCTCGGGGTCGTCGTCGGCTTTCCCCTGCTGACGGCGCTGGCGCTTCAACGGATCACCTCGGCACAGTCGATCGTGTTCATCGGGCTGCTGCCGCTCGCCACCGCCCTGTTCGGCGTGCTGCGGTCGGGGGAACGGCCGAAACCCGCCTTCTGGCTGTTCTCGACCGTCGGAGGATTCGCCGTCGCCGGCTTCGCCCTGGCACAGGGGGGAGGCGCCTCGCTTGCCGGCGGCCTGCTGATGGTCGCGGCCATTCTGCTCTGCGGGCTCGGCTATGCCGAGGGTGCCGTCCTCTCCCGGCGGCTGGGCGGCTGGCAGGTCATTTCCTGGGCGCTCGTGCTGGCATCGCCGGCGATGGCAGTGGCCGCGATCCTGACGATGCCGGATGGCTGGACCGCCGTCGGTGCGCCGGCCTGGATCGGGCTTGGCTACGTCTCGGTCTTCAGCATGCTGGTGGGATTCGTCTTCTGGTATCGCGGGCTGGCACTCGGCGGCATCGCCGGCGTGGGTCAATTGCAGCTGCTTCAGCCCCTCCTCGGCCTTGCGCTGGCGGGGCTGCTGCTGCATGAGCCGGTCGCCTGGACCATGGTCGCGGTGACTGGGCTGGTGGTGCTCTGCGTCGCAGGGGCCAGACGGTTCGCGTGA
- a CDS encoding NAD(P)H-dependent flavin oxidoreductase, which yields MKTAVTGLLGIDYPIVQGGMQWVGLAELASAVSNAGGLGILTALTQPTPEDLAREIQRCRGMTDRPFGVNLTMLPTVTPPPYERYLDVIVDSGVSIVETAGNSPRAFVERMKAHGIRILHKCTSVRHALSAERAGVDVISIDGFECAGHPGEDDIPGLVLIPAAVRALRIPVIASGGIADGRGMAAALALGAQGVNMGTRFLCTREAPVHDAIKQALVAAGERDTNLILRSLRNTARVFKNAVSDEVVALERRPGGAAFEELRPLVAGQRGRAALASGDAQGGVVSAGMVIGLIDDIPTCDELIRRMVAECRTHLRRALAMAEE from the coding sequence ATGAAGACCGCGGTGACGGGTTTGCTTGGCATCGATTACCCGATCGTGCAGGGCGGGATGCAGTGGGTCGGGTTGGCGGAGCTGGCATCGGCGGTTTCCAACGCCGGCGGGCTCGGCATCCTGACGGCGCTGACGCAGCCGACGCCGGAGGACCTGGCGCGGGAAATCCAGCGCTGCCGCGGCATGACCGACCGGCCCTTCGGCGTCAACCTGACCATGCTGCCGACGGTGACGCCGCCGCCCTACGAGCGCTATCTGGACGTCATCGTCGACAGCGGCGTGAGCATCGTCGAGACCGCCGGCAACAGCCCGCGCGCCTTCGTCGAGCGCATGAAGGCGCACGGCATCCGCATCCTGCACAAATGCACCAGCGTCCGTCATGCGCTGAGCGCCGAGCGGGCCGGGGTGGACGTCATCAGCATCGACGGCTTCGAATGCGCCGGCCATCCGGGGGAGGACGACATCCCCGGCCTGGTGCTGATCCCGGCGGCGGTGCGGGCGCTGAGGATTCCGGTCATCGCCTCTGGCGGCATCGCGGACGGACGCGGCATGGCCGCGGCTCTGGCGCTGGGCGCGCAGGGTGTCAACATGGGCACGCGCTTCCTCTGCACACGGGAGGCGCCGGTGCATGACGCCATCAAGCAGGCGCTGGTCGCGGCCGGCGAACGCGACACCAATCTGATCCTGCGCAGCCTGCGCAACACCGCCCGCGTGTTCAAGAATGCCGTGTCGGACGAGGTGGTGGCGCTGGAACGGCGTCCCGGCGGCGCCGCTTTCGAAGAGCTGCGCCCCCTCGTCGCCGGCCAGCGCGGCCGGGCCGCCCTGGCATCCGGCGATGCCCAGGGCGGGGTGGTGTCGGCCGGCATGGTCATCGGCCTGATCGACGACATTCCGACCTGCGACGAGCTGATCCGCCGCATGGTCGCGGAGTGCCGGACCCACCTGCGCCGTGCGCTGGCGATGGCGGAGGAGTAG